Within Pseudomonadota bacterium, the genomic segment CAAGGTTCAACTCTCCAAACCGGCTTTCATATTCCTTGACGATGTTGCTCAATAAGAGCGAAAGCCTTTTTGCGGCATAGGCATTGAGGATGATCCGCTCCGTCAGATTGATGGTCAACTCCTTCTGTCCCGTTTGCCAGGTCTGGTTGGTACCGAAAAGCAGCGTAACTTCCTCGCGGGTACTCGATACGTTGCAAACATTGGCATACGATGTCTTCATCTGGGCGGCATCCCAGTTGATCTTGACCCCGTTGTCCTGCTGCTGGGTGTTAATTTTTTCTTTGTCGGTCATTGGTATTTCTCCTCGTATTTTCTTTCGCATAGTATATCCCGCCTGAAGTCCTGCGGTTTCTTTACCTGTGAGCCAGTTTCAAAACGCCCCATTTTGGCCGATCTCTGCGTTGGGCTCAAATTTCAATCCTCGAAATACTCAATGTATTCCTGTGGTTGAAATTTTCTCCC encodes:
- a CDS encoding DUF3467 domain-containing protein, whose product is MTDKEKINTQQQDNGVKINWDAAQMKTSYANVCNVSSTREEVTLLFGTNQTWQTGQKELTINLTERIILNAYAAKRLSLLLSNIVKEYESRFGELNLDLK